A genome region from bacterium includes the following:
- a CDS encoding ferritin family protein, whose product MAEMTLRQSLEIALASETRAREIYETLYGRVGNMMMRDKLKFLAGEEQKHYDMLRAVFEEKIGGTPAEPDPSLLPRMVVEFDFEKAELTELWKAAMDAEEVSAEHYDGLAGRVSGRAKVMFNYLANVEKSHYYLLKSEYEVLAEIDSYTRTDDFPFGMNMINLGP is encoded by the coding sequence ATGGCCGAGATGACGCTCAGACAGTCCCTGGAGATTGCGCTGGCCAGCGAGACCCGGGCCCGGGAAATCTACGAGACCCTGTACGGCCGCGTGGGCAACATGATGATGCGGGACAAGCTGAAGTTCCTGGCCGGGGAGGAACAGAAGCACTACGACATGCTCCGCGCCGTCTTCGAGGAAAAGATAGGCGGGACGCCGGCGGAGCCCGACCCGTCGCTCCTGCCGCGGATGGTCGTGGAGTTCGACTTCGAGAAGGCGGAGCTGACGGAGCTGTGGAAGGCGGCGATGGACGCCGAGGAGGTTTCCGCCGAGCACTACGATGGATTGGCGGGGCGCGTGTCGGGCCGGGCGAAGGTCATGTTCAACTACCTGGCCAACGTGGAGAAAAGCCACTACTACCTGTTGAAGAGCGAGTACGAGGTCCTGGCGGAGATAGACTCCTACACGCGTACGGACGATTTCCCCTTCGGGATGAACATGATCAACCTGGGGCCGTAG
- a CDS encoding ATP-dependent Clp protease ATP-binding subunit — translation MLDKFTPRARQVILFARDMAKQMGQDYLGTEHLLLSLVEESDGVAAYVLSKLGLRSSMIRSELQRFQSSGSHRATSDEKIPFTDRAKQVLEQAVLVAGELGYNYIGTEHLLLGLIRVTEGVASKVLAHLGFQPEDVKNELESLLEENRRKEVAAPRRAKRPAREKGKEEESLLDEFGTDLTALARQGKIDPVIGRAEETERVIQILSRRKKNNPVLIGPPGVGKTAIVEGLAQRISDGDIPLTLSNRRLISLDLGAVVAGTKYRGQFEERLQGIIRELKSSKDVILFIDELHTLVGAGGAEGALDASNMLKPALARGEVQCIGSTTLDEYRKYIEKNGALERRFQTILVDPPTVRETLEILKGLRDRYEEFHNVEISDEALEASVRLSDRYISDRELPDKAIDVVDEAASKVHLGCLVPPAELRDLEREREELLQRPTEPGDGFSEALRERALELDRIDRAISFSKRRWEHSLEETRGLVDVDDVMETISRWTGIKITRMAEDEQMKLLRMKDELHRRVVAQDEAIDAVTRAIRRSRAGVREPNKPIGTFLFLGPTGVGKTELAKTLAWFLFDDESAVVRVDMSEYMEKFSVSRLIGAPPGYVGYEEGGQLTERVRRKPYSVVLLDEIEKAHPDVFSLLLQVMDEGRLTDSLGRTVSFRNTVVIMTSNLGTRDIKDINAIGFGSDAFTGDYFAMRDKVMEEVKRLFNPEFLNRLDETVVFHSLTKDDLREIVKLQLKKIKLRLAEQAVAIEFTDRMLERVITDGYEPRFGARPIHRAIQRLVEDPLAEELLKGTIKEGDLVEVDHSGEATIFTQSKLPSAV, via the coding sequence ATGCTCGACAAGTTCACCCCGCGCGCCCGTCAGGTGATCCTCTTCGCCCGGGACATGGCCAAGCAGATGGGCCAGGACTACCTGGGCACCGAGCACCTGCTGTTGTCCCTCGTGGAGGAGTCGGACGGCGTGGCCGCCTACGTCCTGAGTAAGCTGGGCCTCCGCTCGTCCATGATCCGCTCCGAGCTCCAGCGCTTCCAGTCCTCGGGCAGCCACCGGGCCACCTCGGACGAGAAAATCCCCTTCACCGACCGGGCCAAGCAGGTCCTGGAGCAGGCGGTGCTGGTGGCCGGCGAGCTCGGCTACAACTACATCGGCACCGAGCACCTCCTGTTGGGCCTGATCCGCGTCACCGAGGGGGTGGCCTCCAAGGTGCTCGCCCACCTGGGCTTCCAGCCCGAGGACGTCAAGAACGAGCTGGAGTCTCTTCTGGAGGAGAACCGGCGAAAAGAGGTCGCCGCCCCGCGCCGGGCCAAGCGCCCGGCCCGCGAGAAGGGCAAGGAAGAAGAGTCCCTCCTGGACGAGTTCGGCACCGACCTGACCGCCCTGGCGCGCCAGGGGAAGATAGACCCGGTCATCGGCCGCGCGGAGGAGACCGAGCGGGTCATCCAGATTCTCTCCCGGCGGAAGAAGAACAACCCCGTCCTCATCGGCCCCCCCGGCGTGGGCAAGACCGCCATCGTCGAGGGCCTGGCCCAGCGCATCTCCGACGGCGACATCCCGCTGACGCTCTCGAACCGGCGGCTCATCTCGCTGGACCTGGGGGCGGTGGTGGCGGGGACCAAGTACCGCGGCCAGTTCGAGGAACGCCTCCAGGGCATCATCCGCGAGCTCAAGAGCTCCAAGGACGTGATTCTGTTCATTGACGAGCTGCACACCCTGGTGGGGGCCGGCGGGGCCGAGGGCGCCCTGGACGCCTCCAACATGCTCAAGCCCGCCCTGGCCCGCGGCGAGGTCCAGTGCATCGGCTCCACCACCCTGGACGAGTACCGCAAGTACATCGAGAAGAACGGCGCCCTCGAGCGGCGCTTCCAGACCATCCTCGTGGACCCGCCCACCGTCCGCGAGACCTTGGAAATACTCAAGGGGCTCCGCGACCGCTACGAGGAGTTCCACAACGTGGAGATTTCCGACGAGGCCCTCGAGGCGTCGGTGCGGCTGTCGGACCGCTACATCTCCGACCGCGAGCTGCCCGACAAGGCCATAGACGTGGTGGACGAGGCGGCGTCGAAGGTCCACCTCGGCTGCCTGGTGCCGCCGGCGGAGCTCCGGGACCTGGAGCGCGAGCGCGAGGAGCTGCTGCAGCGGCCGACCGAGCCCGGCGACGGCTTCTCCGAGGCGCTGCGCGAACGCGCCCTCGAGCTGGACCGCATTGACCGCGCCATCTCATTCTCCAAGCGCCGCTGGGAGCACTCCCTCGAGGAGACCCGCGGCCTGGTGGACGTGGACGACGTCATGGAGACCATCAGCCGCTGGACCGGCATAAAGATTACCCGCATGGCCGAGGACGAGCAGATGAAGCTCTTGCGGATGAAGGACGAGCTTCACCGGCGGGTGGTGGCGCAGGACGAGGCGATAGACGCGGTGACGCGGGCCATCCGCCGCAGCCGCGCCGGCGTCCGCGAGCCCAACAAGCCCATCGGCACCTTCCTCTTCCTCGGACCCACCGGCGTGGGCAAGACCGAGCTGGCCAAGACGCTGGCCTGGTTCCTCTTCGACGACGAGTCCGCCGTAGTGCGCGTGGATATGAGCGAGTACATGGAGAAATTCTCGGTCTCGCGGCTCATCGGCGCGCCTCCGGGATACGTGGGCTACGAGGAGGGCGGGCAGCTCACCGAGCGCGTCCGCCGCAAGCCCTACTCCGTGGTGCTCCTCGACGAAATCGAAAAGGCCCACCCCGACGTCTTCAGCCTGCTCCTCCAGGTGATGGACGAGGGGCGGCTGACCGATTCCCTCGGACGCACCGTCAGCTTCCGCAACACCGTGGTCATCATGACCTCCAACCTCGGCACCCGGGACATCAAGGACATCAACGCCATCGGCTTCGGCTCCGACGCCTTCACCGGCGACTACTTCGCCATGCGCGACAAGGTCATGGAGGAGGTCAAGCGGCTCTTCAACCCGGAGTTCCTCAACCGGCTGGACGAGACCGTGGTCTTCCACTCCCTCACCAAGGACGACCTGCGGGAGATAGTCAAGCTGCAGCTCAAGAAGATAAAGCTGCGGTTGGCCGAGCAGGCCGTAGCCATCGAGTTCACCGACCGGATGCTGGAGCGGGTCATCACGGACGGTTACGAGCCGAGGTTCGGCGCCCGGCCAATCCATCGCGCCATCCAGCGCCTCGTCGAGGACCCCCTGGCCGAGGAGCTCCTCAAGGGGACCATCAAGGAGGGCGACCTGGTCGAGGTGGACCACTCCGGCGAGGCAACGATCTTCACCCAGTCCAAGCTGCCCAGCGCGGTTTAG
- a CDS encoding ATP-binding cassette domain-containing protein, producing ALENVMLPLMARGESPAESRRRSEEILDRVGLADRLGHSPAKLSGGEQQRVAIARALVGGPTLVLMDEPTGNLDPGTAGRVLDLVFDLAGADGTSFVIVTHDTRLAARADRALSLSGGKLVPMEAR from the coding sequence CGCGCTGGAGAACGTGATGCTGCCGCTCATGGCCCGGGGGGAGAGCCCGGCCGAGTCCCGGCGGCGCTCCGAGGAGATTCTCGACCGGGTGGGACTGGCCGACCGTCTGGGCCACTCCCCGGCCAAGCTCTCCGGCGGCGAGCAGCAGCGGGTGGCCATTGCCCGGGCCCTGGTGGGCGGCCCGACCCTGGTGCTCATGGACGAGCCCACCGGCAACCTCGACCCGGGCACCGCCGGGCGCGTTCTGGACCTGGTCTTCGATCTCGCCGGGGCGGACGGCACGAGCTTCGTGATCGTCACCCATGACACGCGTCTGGCGGCGCGCGCCGACCGCGCCCTCTCCCTTTCCGGCGGAAAGCTCGTCCCGATGGAGGCGCGATGA
- the rpsL gene encoding 30S ribosomal protein S12, translated as MPTVNQLVRKGRHAKKKKTKAPALDACPQRKGVCTRVWTVTPKKPNSALRKVARVRLTNGIEVTSYIPGEGHNLQEHSIVLVRGGRVKDLPGVRYHIIRGTLDAIGVSGRQQQRSKYGTKREK; from the coding sequence ATGCCGACCGTCAACCAGCTCGTGCGCAAGGGCCGCCATGCCAAGAAGAAGAAGACCAAGGCACCGGCCCTGGACGCCTGCCCACAGCGAAAGGGCGTCTGCACCCGCGTGTGGACCGTGACCCCGAAAAAGCCGAACTCGGCCCTCCGCAAGGTCGCCCGCGTCCGGCTCACCAACGGCATCGAGGTCACCAGCTACATACCCGGCGAGGGGCACAACCTCCAGGAGCACTCCATCGTGCTGGTGCGCGGCGGCCGCGTAAAGGACCTGCCAGGCGTCCGCTACCACATCATCCGCGGGACGCTCGACGCCATCGGCGTCTCAGGACGGCAACAGCAGCGCTCGAAGTACGGCACCAAGAGGGAGAAATAA
- the fusA gene encoding elongation factor G, which produces MDPIALIRNVGITAHIDAGKTTLTERVLYYSGKTHKIGEVHEGTAEMDWMEQEKERGITITSAATTCSWRGHRINIIDTPGHVDFTVEVERSLRVLDGAVGVFCAVAGVQPQSETVWRQATHYGIPRLAVINKMDRVGADFDRALESMVKKLGANPIPVNIPVGAEDNFTGVVDLVTMELVTFGDDLGLTVTREPLDGPLAEMAAPYRERLVEIAAEHDDALMQKYLDGGEVTPDDIRAGLRRGTLAGEIQPVLAVSALKNKGVQPVLDAVVDYLPSPLDRGAVKGINPKTELEEERKPDPRAPMTAYVFKTASDTFFGKLTFFRTYSGTLKVKDSLLNSHTGRGVRVGRLLEMHANRKTDIAVLGPGEIGAAVGLKGCRTGDTLCDRDHPIALGTIEFPEPVMRVAIEPGSTADEKKLADALESLAEDDPTFTVTEDPETGQRIISGMGELHLEIIVDRLQREFTVRCRVGEPQIAFRESVSGPGEDEFILDRQLAGKAQFAKVRVAVEPAGSGEGFSFSGWVEGLPKSYHEAIAEGCRQGMQVGVVAGYPMVDVRSRLVDAGYDEELSSADVFRAAAFRAFHLACAEAGPIVLEPVMSLEVTCPEEFLGNVLKDLSTRRGQITETRVLPGYQVVDARVPLSAMFGYSTAVRSLTQGRADYHMQFERYAPVPEDSSARWW; this is translated from the coding sequence GTGGACCCTATAGCCCTCATCCGCAACGTCGGCATCACGGCCCACATAGACGCCGGAAAGACGACACTAACCGAGCGCGTCCTCTACTACTCCGGCAAGACCCATAAGATCGGCGAGGTTCACGAGGGCACCGCGGAGATGGACTGGATGGAGCAGGAGAAGGAGCGGGGGATAACCATTACCTCCGCCGCAACCACCTGCTCCTGGCGAGGGCACCGCATCAACATAATAGATACGCCGGGCCACGTAGACTTCACCGTCGAAGTGGAGCGTTCTTTGAGAGTTCTGGACGGGGCCGTCGGCGTCTTCTGCGCCGTGGCCGGGGTGCAGCCCCAGTCCGAAACGGTCTGGCGCCAGGCGACGCACTACGGCATCCCGCGTCTGGCCGTCATCAATAAAATGGACCGCGTGGGCGCCGACTTCGACCGCGCCCTCGAGAGCATGGTCAAAAAGCTCGGCGCGAACCCGATCCCCGTCAACATCCCCGTGGGCGCCGAGGACAACTTCACGGGCGTCGTGGACCTGGTGACGATGGAGCTCGTCACATTCGGCGACGACCTGGGGCTGACGGTCACACGGGAGCCGCTGGACGGGCCCCTGGCCGAGATGGCCGCCCCCTACCGCGAGCGTCTGGTGGAGATCGCCGCCGAGCACGACGACGCTCTCATGCAGAAGTACCTCGACGGCGGGGAGGTCACTCCCGATGATATCCGCGCCGGTCTGCGCCGCGGGACACTGGCCGGGGAGATCCAGCCCGTACTCGCCGTGAGCGCCCTGAAGAACAAGGGCGTCCAGCCCGTCCTCGACGCCGTGGTGGATTACCTCCCCAGCCCACTCGACCGGGGCGCCGTGAAGGGCATCAATCCCAAGACGGAGTTGGAGGAGGAGCGGAAGCCGGACCCCAGGGCGCCCATGACGGCCTACGTATTCAAGACGGCCTCCGACACCTTCTTCGGCAAGCTGACCTTCTTCCGCACCTACTCGGGGACGCTGAAGGTCAAGGATTCGCTCCTGAACAGCCACACCGGGCGCGGGGTTCGCGTGGGCCGCCTCCTGGAGATGCACGCCAACCGGAAGACCGACATCGCGGTGCTGGGCCCCGGGGAGATAGGCGCCGCCGTCGGCCTCAAGGGCTGCCGCACCGGCGACACCCTCTGCGACCGCGACCACCCCATCGCCCTGGGGACCATCGAGTTCCCCGAGCCGGTCATGCGGGTGGCCATCGAGCCCGGCTCCACCGCCGACGAGAAGAAGCTTGCCGACGCCCTGGAGAGTCTGGCCGAGGACGACCCGACATTCACCGTGACCGAGGACCCGGAGACCGGCCAGCGCATCATCTCCGGCATGGGGGAGCTTCACCTGGAGATTATCGTGGACCGGCTCCAGCGGGAGTTCACCGTCCGCTGCCGGGTGGGTGAGCCCCAGATAGCCTTCCGGGAGTCCGTTTCCGGTCCCGGCGAGGACGAGTTCATCCTGGACCGCCAGCTCGCCGGCAAAGCGCAGTTCGCAAAAGTCCGCGTCGCAGTCGAGCCCGCGGGCTCCGGGGAGGGGTTCTCCTTCTCCGGCTGGGTGGAAGGGCTGCCGAAGTCTTACCACGAGGCGATAGCGGAGGGCTGCCGGCAGGGGATGCAGGTGGGCGTCGTGGCCGGGTACCCCATGGTGGACGTGCGGAGCCGCCTGGTGGACGCGGGTTACGACGAGGAGCTCTCCTCCGCCGATGTGTTCCGGGCGGCCGCATTCCGCGCCTTTCACCTGGCCTGCGCCGAGGCCGGCCCCATCGTCCTGGAGCCGGTGATGAGCCTCGAGGTCACCTGCCCCGAGGAGTTCCTGGGCAACGTGCTCAAGGACCTCTCCACCCGCCGGGGGCAGATAACCGAGACCCGGGTCCTGCCCGGCTACCAGGTGGTGGACGCCCGGGTCCCGCTCTCGGCCATGTTCGGTTACTCGACGGCGGTGCGCTCGCTGACCCAGGGTCGAGCCGATTACCACATGCAGTTCGAGCGCTACGCGCCGGTGCCCGAGGATTCATCCGCCCGGTGGTGGTGA
- a CDS encoding tetratricopeptide repeat protein — translation MQAAPITSWIKKRRWPLIVFAVALLPRLVFVLTTSDQPLYRANVADAYEYEVLADRILAGDLGAGREVFFHSSAGYPYILALVWAVFGKSLLAARLIQVLAGALNAVVLLLLARRLFGGETEGDRRRGEIVGRIAGLGAALYGYIAFLELDLLMTAYELLAINLGLLWLVKFLDERRWRHLVGAGLAFGFASLGRPNVWLVAVVLAVFIIFVLWRRWKWKALRALGAGALVVGLCFALILPVTLRNAVTADDPVLLTSNAGVNLWIGNNENATGYWGVPGDMRDRLFEASRKRAEAASGRVLKPSEVSTWWMERAGAFIVKNPVRALGLFGKKALLFFNAYEMPNHLDYYFVRARGGWALWLMPLGFWLVMPLGLTGLILWRPWGDKHRLIAVFVILYFLMVVGLFVTGRYRAPVVGPLIPFAAWALYDLWGKLRGKDRRGLGKTVLVLVPAAVLVNWGVWHTAEAAYSWGVLAEACDRLEDSEGAVRALEEAVREEPDNPFFYNNLGLHAQARGDLEEAERLLREGYEFSGKNPDNAANLAQVLAQRGKEGEAVTVLQDALAMDPRHTGCLSNLAAVYFRLGRPDVALAYVEESLRWGGGAPQTYSLAVYACLSLGRTDRAEGYMNQGLALFPEDQGLWATKAQLLLSTGDLDGAREALRRARELTGDDPRLGPLAAQLGP, via the coding sequence ATGCAAGCTGCGCCCATCACGTCGTGGATAAAAAAGAGGCGCTGGCCGCTCATCGTTTTCGCGGTGGCCCTCCTCCCGCGCCTGGTGTTCGTCCTCACCACGTCGGATCAACCGCTCTACCGGGCCAACGTGGCCGACGCCTACGAGTACGAGGTGCTGGCGGACAGGATACTGGCGGGGGACTTGGGCGCGGGCCGGGAGGTCTTCTTCCACTCCTCGGCGGGGTATCCGTACATCCTGGCGCTGGTTTGGGCGGTGTTCGGTAAATCGCTGCTGGCGGCGCGGCTCATCCAGGTGCTGGCCGGCGCGCTGAACGCGGTGGTGCTCTTATTATTGGCCCGCCGCCTGTTCGGGGGGGAGACGGAGGGGGATCGGAGGCGCGGGGAGATCGTGGGGCGCATCGCCGGGCTCGGCGCCGCCCTCTACGGCTACATCGCCTTCCTCGAGCTCGACCTGTTGATGACCGCCTACGAGCTTTTGGCGATAAACCTTGGGCTGCTGTGGCTGGTGAAATTTTTGGACGAGCGGCGGTGGAGGCACCTGGTCGGTGCGGGGCTGGCCTTCGGGTTCGCCAGCCTGGGCCGGCCCAACGTCTGGCTCGTCGCGGTCGTCCTGGCGGTGTTCATCATTTTCGTCCTGTGGCGCCGGTGGAAGTGGAAGGCGCTCCGGGCCCTGGGCGCCGGGGCTCTGGTAGTCGGCCTGTGCTTCGCGCTCATCCTGCCCGTCACGCTGCGCAACGCCGTAACGGCCGACGACCCGGTCCTTTTGACCTCCAACGCCGGGGTGAACCTCTGGATCGGCAACAACGAGAACGCGACGGGGTACTGGGGCGTGCCGGGGGACATGCGGGACCGTCTGTTCGAGGCGAGCCGGAAGCGGGCCGAGGCGGCCTCGGGGCGGGTATTGAAACCCAGCGAGGTCTCGACCTGGTGGATGGAGCGGGCGGGCGCGTTCATCGTAAAAAATCCGGTCCGGGCGCTGGGGCTTTTTGGCAAGAAGGCGCTTCTGTTCTTCAACGCCTACGAGATGCCCAACCACCTGGACTACTACTTCGTCCGGGCGCGGGGCGGCTGGGCGCTGTGGCTGATGCCGCTGGGCTTCTGGCTGGTGATGCCGCTGGGGCTCACCGGGCTGATTCTTTGGCGGCCGTGGGGGGACAAGCACCGGCTGATCGCGGTGTTCGTCATTCTTTACTTCCTGATGGTGGTGGGGCTGTTCGTTACGGGGCGATACCGGGCGCCGGTGGTGGGTCCGCTCATCCCCTTCGCTGCCTGGGCGCTCTACGACCTGTGGGGGAAGCTGCGGGGGAAGGACCGGCGCGGGTTGGGGAAGACGGTCCTGGTCCTCGTCCCCGCCGCGGTTTTGGTCAACTGGGGCGTGTGGCATACCGCCGAGGCGGCCTACAGTTGGGGCGTCCTGGCCGAGGCCTGCGACCGCCTGGAGGATTCGGAGGGCGCGGTCCGAGCGCTCGAGGAGGCCGTCCGTGAGGAACCGGACAACCCCTTCTTCTACAACAACCTCGGCCTCCACGCCCAGGCCCGGGGGGACCTGGAGGAGGCGGAGCGTTTGCTGCGCGAGGGCTACGAGTTTTCCGGGAAAAACCCGGACAACGCGGCCAACCTGGCCCAGGTGCTGGCGCAGCGGGGGAAGGAGGGCGAGGCGGTCACCGTGCTCCAGGACGCGCTGGCGATGGACCCGCGCCACACCGGCTGCCTGTCGAACCTGGCCGCCGTGTACTTCCGGCTCGGTCGGCCCGACGTCGCCCTGGCCTACGTCGAGGAGTCGCTGCGCTGGGGCGGCGGGGCGCCGCAAACCTATTCCCTGGCGGTTTACGCCTGCCTCTCCCTGGGGCGGACGGACCGGGCGGAAGGATACATGAACCAGGGGCTGGCGCTCTTCCCCGAGGACCAGGGGCTCTGGGCGACCAAGGCCCAGCTCCTCCTCTCCACGGGCGACCTCGACGGGGCGCGGGAGGCCCTCCGGCGGGCGCGTGAGCTGACGGGGGACGACCCCCGCCTCGGACCGCTGGCCGCCCAGCTCGGTCCCTGA
- the rpsG gene encoding 30S ribosomal protein S7 translates to MSRRAKVQRRELAPDPVYGSPLVTRFIDCLMHQGKKSVAESIFYSALAMIEKKTGTEGIKVFQDALRNVKPNLEVKSRRVGGATYQVPIEVVPERKIALGIRWIISFARKRHEHSMVEKLALELIDAHNGVGASVKKREDTHRMADANKAFAHFRF, encoded by the coding sequence ATGTCCCGCAGAGCAAAAGTCCAGCGCCGCGAACTCGCGCCCGATCCCGTCTACGGATCGCCCCTCGTAACACGCTTCATTGACTGCCTCATGCACCAGGGCAAAAAGTCCGTCGCCGAGAGCATCTTCTACTCCGCCCTGGCGATGATCGAAAAGAAAACGGGCACCGAGGGCATAAAGGTCTTCCAGGACGCCCTGCGAAACGTCAAGCCAAACCTCGAGGTCAAGAGCCGCCGGGTCGGCGGCGCCACCTACCAGGTCCCCATCGAGGTCGTACCCGAACGAAAGATCGCCCTGGGCATCCGCTGGATTATCTCCTTCGCCCGAAAACGACACGAACACTCCATGGTCGAAAAACTCGCCCTGGAACTCATTGACGCGCACAACGGGGTGGGCGCCTCCGTCAAAAAACGCGAGGACACTCATCGCATGGCCGACGCCAACAAGGCCTTCGCCCACTTCCGTTTCTAA